CGCAGCCAAGGATGCGACGCGTGCCGCAACTCAGGATTTTTCGGCCGCTTGGGAGTCTTCGAGCTGCTGATCGTCACCGACGCCATCCGCAAGCTAGTGGTGACGAAGGCCGGCGCCTCCACGATTCGGGCGGCCGCGGTGCGAGACGGGATGCGCAGCCTGCGGGATGACGGCGCGGCAAAAATCCGCGAGGGCCTCACCACCGTCTCGGAAGTCCTGCGGGTGGTGGTGGAGGGATAACGATGCCTGCTCCCGATCCTTTGCTGAAGGTCAGCGCGCTCACCGAGGCGTTTGCGCAAGCCGGCCCGGTCGGCGCTGACGTCGCCAAGGATAGCGCTGCCTTGCAGCAACTGGCCAGCCAAGCGCCCATTATCAAGCTGGTCGACACGATGCTGATGGAAGCCGTCAACCGCCGCGCGTCGGACGTCCACATCGAGGCGTTTGAACACGATGTCGTGGTGCGCTACCGGATCGACGGCCGGTGCTACGCGGTGGCCAATCCGCCGCGGAGCCTGGCGTTTGCGATCGCCTCGCGCGTGAAGATTCTGGCGAATCTGGATGTGGCGGAATCGCGCCTGCCGCAGGATGGCCGAATTTTGCTGAATGTCAACAACCGGCAGATCGATTTGCGCGCTTCGACCCTGCCGACCGTGCACGGGGAAAGCATCGTGTTGCGCGTCTTGGATAAGAGCTCGGTGAGCCTCACGCTGATGCAGCTGGGCATGTCGGAGCAGGACGAAGCGACGATCGAGAAATTGCTGCAGCGCCCGAACGGCTTGCTCCTGGTGACCGGGCCGACGGGCGCGGGGAAAACGACGACGCTGTATGCCTGCCTGAACAAGCTCAACACGCCGGAGCGGAAACTCATCACAACGGAGGATCCGGTCGAATATGACATCGACCGCTTGATCCAGGTGGCGGTGAACCCGAAAATCGAGCTGACCTTCGCCATGTGCCTGCGCTCGATTCTCCGCCATGATCCCGATGTCATCATGGTGGGGGAAATCCGCGACCAGGAGACGGCGCAGATCGCGGTGCAGGCGGCCTTAACCGGGCACCTGGTGTTTTCAACGCTGCACACGAACGATGCGCCCGGGGCGGTGACGCGCCTGCTCGATATGGGGCTCGAGCCGTTTCTGCTGACCTCGACCATCACCGGGGTGGCGGCCCAGCGCCTGGTGAGGGCGCTGTGTCCAGCGTGCCGAGCGCCCTACGAGGCTTCACCGGAGGAGCTTGAAGCCTTGCGCCTGGTCCAAAGCGATCTGTCGCAGCCCTTGATGAAGCCGGTGGGATGCGAGGCCTGCCAGGGCATCGGGTTCAAGGGGCGTGTGGGCATCTATGAGCTGCTCGCCATGGATGAGTCGCTGGCTCCGCTGGTGCTGGAGCGCGCGAGCGCGACGGAGCTTCGCGCATGGGCCAGGACGCAAGGCATGCGGAGTCTGCGCGAAGATGGTGTGGCCAAAGTGCTGGCCGGCCTGACAACCGCGGAGGAAGTGATACGGGAGACCCAAGACTATGAGTAGAACAATGCCCCGAGGCTTTACTCTCGTGGAGTTATTAGTTGTGATCGCTATTATCGGCATCTTGATGGGCTTAGTCACGGCGGGCGCGCAGGCCGCCCGACGGCGCGCGGCGGTGGCGAAAGCCAAAGGCATGATCGGCTCGCTGGAGACGGCCATCGCCATGTATAACAGCGACATGGGGCAGTACCCGGCGACTGATAATGCCGCGCTCGTCTTAGCACTCCAGGAGGATCCGCAAAACCCGGATTGGAACGGCCCGTACATGGAATTCAAGCAGGACGACGTGAAGGACGAGGAGGTCATCGATCCGTGGGGGCGTCCGTATATCTATGTCTCGGCCAATGGCGGGTCACCGGAGCACCGGCCGAGCTCCTTTGACCTGTATTCGTTAGGGCCAAACGGCGTCAATGACGCGGGAGCCGGAGACGACATCGTCAACTGGTAAGCGAAAAGGCGACCAACGACCCATGACCCATGACCCACGACACACGACACACGACGAACGCTCGTGTGGTCCTGGGTCCTGGGTCCTGGGTCCTGGGTCGCAGTGGCATGGCATGACGCTCGTGGAAATTCTCGTGGTGCTGGCCATCATCGGCATGCTCTTCGGGATGGGGCTGCCGGCGATGATGCAGTTCGCGAATCGATTGCGATTTCAGGCCACCACACGGCAAATGGTCGGGCTCATCTCCTTGGCGCGCAG
This region of Candidatus Omnitrophota bacterium genomic DNA includes:
- a CDS encoding type II secretion system protein GspG, with translation MELLVVIAIIGILMGLVTAGAQAARRRAAVAKAKGMIGSLETAIAMYNSDMGQYPATDNAALVLALQEDPQNPDWNGPYMEFKQDDVKDEEVIDPWGRPYIYVSANGGSPEHRPSSFDLYSLGPNGVNDAGAGDDIVNW
- a CDS encoding type II/IV secretion system protein, which translates into the protein MPAPDPLLKVSALTEAFAQAGPVGADVAKDSAALQQLASQAPIIKLVDTMLMEAVNRRASDVHIEAFEHDVVVRYRIDGRCYAVANPPRSLAFAIASRVKILANLDVAESRLPQDGRILLNVNNRQIDLRASTLPTVHGESIVLRVLDKSSVSLTLMQLGMSEQDEATIEKLLQRPNGLLLVTGPTGAGKTTTLYACLNKLNTPERKLITTEDPVEYDIDRLIQVAVNPKIELTFAMCLRSILRHDPDVIMVGEIRDQETAQIAVQAALTGHLVFSTLHTNDAPGAVTRLLDMGLEPFLLTSTITGVAAQRLVRALCPACRAPYEASPEELEALRLVQSDLSQPLMKPVGCEACQGIGFKGRVGIYELLAMDESLAPLVLERASATELRAWARTQGMRSLREDGVAKVLAGLTTAEEVIRETQDYE